The following proteins are co-located in the Calliphora vicina chromosome 2, idCalVici1.1, whole genome shotgun sequence genome:
- the LOC135950617 gene encoding uncharacterized protein LOC135950617, which yields MEEDKACPMYPVGGFIISGDPTPTAMVSGCGESNATATQASQVITPGQTSLHATGVARGQSGIPRLADCKKSKAIGGSDLSGEVPLDFSPSTSKAAKAQVVKAAKPPVSGASKGEATKSPLTDASHMPTVRSGLVKESSCPEDASPLANPGSETNPRHKNPARRTATTRRSAYRFVEALGSKKVEDLTKEQLASLCWAKAYIAGLKTAPPSAELPAGPKRQRSEEDTATKSQQPGPKRPKAAQRSLAKSFSEIVKDSLVRAVIDRSANDGSISQLNWDMVKQKLVGVFWKVLKENPGTPPQCDDAGWYQGHVKLMSCVDERSALLLKTAVASLGEVWPGSRLEVVSVSEIPRKPRSIAKIPAEPSSPEEILEILQCCNPQLPTQDWKVVKVTDAEGSSRKAIVVLNKDSLGPLRKAQGKVYYGFGTIILRVYRSDNKGDTSSGDVKPMLSEEGMDCNDATDPADTEDTNSVSELVGTFFERMDEVVDEDALLNSDQEDADVTIVKMEHGEGDPDKPSPL from the coding sequence ATGGAAGAGGATAAGGCATGCCCCATGTACCCGGTCGGGGGCTTCATAATCTCCGGGGACCCTACTCCCACAGCGATGGTTTCGGGCTGTGGTGAGTCGAATGCTACTGCAACTCAGGCTAGTCAGGTGATCACACCGGGCCAGACTAGTCTGCATGCTACTGGTGTCGCAAGAGGTCAATCTGGCATACCCAGATTGGCTGATTGTAAAAAATCCAAGGCAATAGGTGGTAGTGACCTAAGCGGCGAGGTACCTCTGGACTTCTCTCCAAGTACCTCCAAAGCCGCGAAAGCCCAAGTCGTCAAGGCGGCTAAACCCCCTGTTTCGGGTGCCTCTAAGGGGGAAGCGACTAAGTCGCCCCTCACGGATGCTTCCCATATGCCAACTGTGCGCTCAGGTCTTGTGAAGGAATCCTCCTGTCCTGAAGACGCATCACCCCTGGCCAATCCCGGCTCTGAAACTAACCCCAGGCATAAAAACCCTGCTAGAAGGACTGCTACCACCAGGCGTTCCGCTTACCGCTTTGTTGAGGCACTTGGCTCGAAAAAAGTCGAGGACCTCACTAAGGAGCAACTAGCTTCGCTTTGCTGGGCGAAAGCCTATATTGCTGGTCTCAAGACCGCTCCTCCTTCTGCTGAATTACCAGCGGGGCCTAAACGGCAACGTTCAGAGGAGGATACAGCGACCAAGAGCCAGCAACCGGGACCTAAACGTCCCAAAGCGGCACAAAGGTCGTTAGCTAAATCCTTTAGCGAGATTGTCAAAGACAGTCTTGTTAGGGCGGTTATCGACCGGAGTGCGAATGACGGATCCATATCTCAATTGAATTGGGATATGGTGAAGCAAAAACTGGTAGGGGTGTTTTGGAaagttctcaaagagaacccAGGCACTCCTCCACAATGCGATGACGCTGGTTGGTACCAGGGTCACGTAAAACTTATGTCTTGTGTAGATGAACGCTCAGCGTTGCTACTAAAGACTGCCGTCGCATCACTGGGTGAGGTTTGGCCGGGGTCTAGGCTTGAGGTGGTATCTGTGAGTGAGATACCCCGAAAGCCTAGATCCATAGCTAAAATACCAGCTGAGCCATCTAGCCCGGAGGAGATCTTGGAGATCCTTCAGTGCTGTAACCCACAGCTTCCAACTCAAGACTGGAAAGTTGTTAAGGTTACGGACGCTGAGGGCTCTTCAAGGAAAGCGATCGTTGTCCTGAATAAGGACTCTTTGGGGCCGCTAAGGAAGGCACAAGGGAAGGTCTACTATGGATTTGGTACGATCATCCTGCGTGTCTACCGTAGCGACAACAAAGGCGATACATCCTCAGGTGATGTAAAGCCCATGCTCTCGGAAGAGGGCATGGATTGCAATGACGCCACTGATCCAGCCGACACTGAAGATACCAACTCAGTCTCCGAACTAGTTGGTACATTCTTTGAACGGATGGATGAGGTGGTGGACGAGGACGCCCTCCTGAATTCTGACCAGGAGGACGCCGACGTCACTATTGTAAAAATGGAGCATGGTGAGGGTGACCCAGATaaaccttcaccactctaa